Part of the Diabrotica virgifera virgifera chromosome 6, PGI_DIABVI_V3a genome, CAAACAGGTACACGCATtacaaaaaaatagttttaattaaaaattcGTAAAATAACAAAACAGTAAACAGTAATTAAATAACAAAACAGTAAATTCAGAAAAATGTTGAAAGAGGTACACCACAGAAACTTCTGTGAAACAAGTTCCGTTCAAAAATTAAACCTGTGGTATATCATCAGCCATTTGCATAGCACGTGTCAGAATATCTGAATCTGCGGGATTCACAGCTGCATCTTGTAGATGGATATTGTTACCATCTGGATACTGTTGATGTTGAGTAACTCTCCATGATGAAGACGCCATTTGCTGAGCACTGCCACTCGTATTACTGCCCAGTGTAGAATTGGTGTAAAATGATTGGTTAGATTTGCATCCTGATGAAACGGGGTATACAGGGGTGCTTTGAGACATGTGCACTGGTAGTTCCAATTATAAGGCACACCACCAAGTAAACTTGGTGGTGTGTTGAGTTAGAGTACTGAGCAGTTTGATGAGGATAAAATGCTTAGTTTGTGCTTCATCAGAATCCCCTGAATCTCATGTTGGGCCACCACAGCTTGTTCCGGTGGTAAATTATTCAAGCTCGCTGAAACAAAGTTTCCAAACGCTTCGTTCTCATGGCTGTCCATCCGGTCGTCATGGATATTTTGACTAACCTGTCGAAGGTCCTTCACTGCTTGTGTTAGATTGTCAAGTCTCTTCTTTTTGCCTGCAGGCTGTCGTTTGAATGTTTCCGATGCCGATTGCTTGTGAGATGGTGTTTGTTGGCAACTCGTTATTTGTGGTAGAGGTATATTTTCCTCTAATTGATCTGGATCATCGATAGTCCCTTCTTCTTCCTGTGATTCTGTGTTAAATGGATCCTAAGACTGTTGTGTGAAATGGTTGTTTcctaaaacaaacaaaaaataaaacaaaaactaaagTAGTAAATGTTAAGAGGGGATTTTTAATTTTGGTTTCAAGTTCCTTCCAGAGACGACTGGAATACTGTGGCTGAGGGTTTTAAGGAGCATTGGAACTTTCCAAATTGCTGCGGGGCTGTAGACGGCAAACACATTTTAATTAAGGCGTCTGCCAATTATGGCagtaaatattataattataaaggGCAGCACAGCGTGGTACTTATGGCTGTTGTTGATCATAAATACTGCTTCAGCTATATCAACGTTGGTTTTAAAGGATCTAATTCAGATGGAGGTGTGTTTCAAAATTGCGCAATATATGAAGCATTAGAGAACAATCTTCTACCCGATGGCCTATTCCTTGTTGGGGACGATGTATTTCCGCTGAAAATGTACCTGATGAAGCCATACAGTGGGTACCGAAGACATCTTACCGTAAATGAACAAGTCTTCAATTACCGCTTGAGCAGGGCAAGAAGAATTTCAGAGAATGCATTCGGAATATTAGTTAGTCGTTTCCGGGTTTTCGAAAGACACTTAGCCGTACAGCTAACAACAGTAAATAAAGTAGTTAACGCAGCCTGTAGCCTTTAAAACTGGCTAAGAGAAACATCCCCAGACTCATATTTTGTCAGTGGTTGTGTCGATAAGGAAATTGTTGACAACGGATCTGTCATTCCAGGGCAATGGCGAAACGAAATCAGTGAACTAAGAAATCTTGAACCGTATGGTGGCCCTTAGTCAACAGCCATGGCTAAGAAAATGAGAGATCGCTTAATGACCTATTTTAACAATGAAGGAGCTGTTCCATGGCAATATAAAAATGTGTTTTGATTTGAGATATTAATTTGTATTGTGTATGTCATTGATTAACTAGAACAACCTTATTAGTATGAtctagttagacccaaacccagacatccaaattgaaagttatcctccaacaccaaattgttctatacggtccatataatgttcagaaaaaattcacaccattttgagcgtcgggtttgggggggagaggggggagaaatctgtaaattcgtagttttttatgtttttcgtcaatatttctaaaactatgcggtttagcatgaacaaccctctacataAAATTgatctacattaaatttgaaatcaaaaaggccctatgcataacccttctaaaatgaacggttccaaagttacggaggtagtatattataatttgtccaaaaaatggcctaacccagacatccaaagtaaaagttttccttcaacaccaaattgttctatatggtccacatattgtttattaaaaagttacaccattttgagcgtccggtttgggggagagatgggggagaagtcggtaaattagtagttttttttaagtttttcgtcaatatttctaaaactatgcttcagcgtaaagaatgttctatagaaaaatattctacataaaatttaaaacagaaaaggttgtatacataattgttataaaatcaacggttccagagttacggagggtgaaaagtggaggttttcaatactttttatatataccgatttctcccccctctccccccaaacccgacgctcaaaatggtgtgacttttttctgaacgtgaccatatagaacaatttggtgttggaggatagctttcactttggatgtctgggtttttggtatagttataccatacattgcccaaaaaatataaaaagtatcgaaaacctcgaattTTTAccttccgtaactctggaaccgttgatgttataacaattgtgtatacaagattttttattttaaatttcatgtagaacatttctgtatataacattgtttacgctaaagcatagttttagaaatattgacgaaaaacttaaaaaaaactactaatttaccgatttctcccccatctgccccccaaaccggacgcttaaaatggtgtaactttttactgaacaatatgtggaccatacagaacaatgtggtgttggaggaaaacttttactttggatgtttgggttaggcctttttttggaccagttatacaatactacctccgtaactttggaaccatgcattttagaaagattatacataggtcctttttatttcaaatttaatgtagaacaattttttataaaaggttgttcatgctaaaccgcatagttttagaaatattgacgaaaaacgtaaaaaactacgaatttgccgatttctccccctctcccccccaaacccgacgctcaaaatggtgtgacttttttctggacattgtgtggaccatatagaacaatttggtgttaaaggataactttcactttggatgtctgggtaatgccatcttttggatcaactatactatactatatggAGAATTGTACAACTTTTATAATTATTTGTATTTTACAAATTTGTCAGTAAAATTTTGGAACTAACAGCATAGCACAgtccctgttaccttccttgtataccgtaggccctagatatggcagactaccctgctataatcccaaagccgcgttagcggtataaaacgggagactattattattaaataaaacaatgaACTAACAAAGTAACAAATACCGAAAAAACAAAAATctattttcttcaaaaaatataccaacaaaattttaaaaatcaaccaaGACAACATTTGCAACAAAAAATTGAAATAGTTTACTTTAAGTATTTATTTGCTATATTACTTATAGGTTATTACTACTTATTTAGCAAAAGCTTTAAATTGAAAATGTTTGCGAAGGAAACACAACATCGAACGTTCGAAGTAAATTTTTCGGTGGCAATGCTGCAAATCCCATGGATCCCGCGGCTGTAATCCCGCATCACGCGGGATTAGAAAATAACGCAggatcccgcaataccgagatctcggtattccgggattggaagccctattttcgatatattggaaaaaatattgattttcattttttaacttcaaatggctgtaactttttttatgtgcacatttgtactaaggtaagttaggttaaatcaacctatttttgaccccagaatctgtggtataatttatgaccgatcttttcaggacaccctgtataatagaatAGAAACGCTGACATCCCATTGATATACGGATCTGACACACGACAGGTGTGAGCGGACTATAATGCTCCGTGTCCGTTTTTTAACTCTGTTAACCAACAAAATCAACGTGGCATTCAATTTGTAATTATTGGTGGACAGTTTTATATGGCAGCCAACCGGTGTTCTGTCAAATCTgatgtttatttcatttttatttatcattGTATTTTTCATTAACAAGTAATAAAAAAACCTGTAACTTACCCTTGAGCCTTCAGTTTTCTTGCTTCCTTTTGCCCCTTTCATGATTGCTTCCATAGGAGTGAACCATTTCACGTTCGGAACGTACACATCGGCTGAACCTGAacccgattttttttatttctgtattttttaacactcttgattataagtgcaccttaaattcttaattttttacttgagctcgtttactccaaagcccccctttgccattctttcgacgatttcatcctccgcagcttgcctcatatttttatttctgtagtgtatactacctaaattccataaagaCTCG contains:
- the LOC114327935 gene encoding uncharacterized protein LOC114327935, with the translated sequence MNSRKRKLIQNCLATVANGFVTEVAEAIDDEVNKQRKEWMREWLKRRNTHGASALLLGELALEDELEYKMCLRMTPAKFEELLNMVHDKIERQDTFMRDAIKPRVKDDWNTVAEGFKEHWNFPNCCGAVDGKHILIKASANYGSKYYNYKGQHSVVLMAVVDHKYCFSYINVGFKGSNSDGGVFQNCAIYEALENNLLPDGLFLVGDDVFPLKMYLMKPYSGYRRHLTVNEQVFNYRLSRARRISENAFGILVSRFRVFERHLAVQLTTVNKVVNAACSL